Proteins encoded within one genomic window of Amorphoplanes friuliensis DSM 7358:
- the mltG gene encoding endolytic transglycosylase MltG has product MIDELDLAFDEQAEKGRPRHRRGSRGGKGKGGKSAVAFLMVFILLGVLGVGGYLGYEKIKGFFTAADYDGSGTDEVLVTIAKNATLTEIGNTLVDSDVVKSTAAFTEAADKNPKGKNIQSGSYKLRKQMSAESAVTLLLDPKSRVVTGVTIPPGKTARQAYEILTKATGVPLKDFQEAAKDPGELGVPDFWYNRRDGKKAATGSIEGFLFPDTYEFPPKSTAAEILTIMVQKFISVTTELKFVDKVQNTLSVSPYEALIVASLSQAESGTTGDLPKIARVAYNRAYKEKMPLQFDVTTNYWLDLQEKDGKHSGKMTTKELEDPKNPYTTELRVGLPLGPINSPGEAALKAAEAPTAGPWLFFVAVDKDGNSAFATTNDEHNANIQKACRNGIPLC; this is encoded by the coding sequence ATGATCGACGAGCTGGACCTGGCGTTCGACGAGCAGGCCGAGAAGGGCAGACCTCGCCATCGGCGGGGGTCCCGCGGCGGGAAGGGCAAGGGCGGCAAGTCCGCCGTCGCCTTCCTCATGGTGTTCATCCTGCTCGGTGTGCTCGGCGTCGGCGGATACCTCGGCTACGAGAAGATCAAGGGCTTCTTCACGGCGGCCGACTACGACGGCTCCGGCACCGACGAGGTGCTGGTGACGATCGCCAAGAACGCCACGCTGACCGAGATCGGCAACACCCTGGTCGACTCCGACGTCGTGAAGAGCACGGCGGCGTTCACCGAGGCCGCCGACAAGAACCCCAAGGGCAAGAACATCCAGTCCGGTTCGTACAAGCTGCGCAAGCAGATGTCGGCCGAGTCCGCGGTGACGTTGCTGCTCGACCCCAAGTCCCGGGTCGTCACCGGTGTGACCATTCCGCCGGGCAAGACCGCCCGCCAGGCCTACGAGATCCTGACCAAGGCCACCGGTGTGCCCCTCAAGGACTTCCAGGAGGCGGCCAAGGATCCGGGCGAGCTGGGTGTGCCGGATTTCTGGTACAACCGCCGCGACGGCAAGAAGGCGGCCACCGGCAGCATCGAGGGTTTCCTGTTCCCGGACACCTACGAGTTCCCGCCGAAGTCGACCGCCGCCGAGATCCTCACGATCATGGTGCAGAAGTTCATCAGCGTGACGACCGAGCTCAAGTTCGTCGACAAGGTCCAGAACACCCTGTCCGTCTCGCCGTACGAGGCGCTGATCGTGGCATCGCTGAGTCAGGCCGAGTCCGGCACCACGGGCGACCTCCCCAAGATCGCCCGGGTGGCCTACAACCGCGCCTACAAAGAGAAGATGCCGCTGCAGTTCGACGTGACCACGAACTACTGGCTGGATCTGCAGGAGAAGGACGGCAAGCACTCCGGCAAGATGACCACCAAGGAGCTCGAGGACCCGAAGAACCCGTACACGACGGAGCTGCGGGTCGGCCTGCCGCTGGGCCCGATCAACAGCCCCGGTGAGGCGGCTCTGAAGGCCGCCGAGGCCCCGACCGCGGGCCCGTGGCTGTTCTTCGTGGCGGTCGACAAGGACGGCAACTCCGCGTTCGCGACGACCAACGACGAGCACAACGCCAACATCCAGAAGGCCTGCAGGAACGGCATCCCCCTCTGTTGA